The DNA sequence CTCCCCACAGCTAATATTTGACCTCTGTTTAgacaaatacaattaaaaggAGCAGCCTTAATGAGGGGTCTTCAGAGAGACTCATCTTTGAGCAGGACTGAACCATAGGAATAAATAAGGTTCCTGAAGGAAACACAAACTGAGCCAAAATAAGACCTTTCCTTCGACTCATTCAAGTGAGACCAGTGTATGTGTTTACCAGCTTCGAATGGACTTTAATGTAGAAGTTTGTTTTGAAGGGTGTAACAAGGATGAGCTGTGGTCTTTTTCCTTCGTCAGAGTGTGGGAGGAGGGGTTTGCAAACTGGAATGCCACAAGTGCCTCATAAACCTATTTCTGTTTATTCCAAATCATACATCCACTCTCTTTACGCAGGTTTccgaaagaaaaaaatacagatgaCCTGTAGTTACAAACTGTttgcaaaaaggaaaactttggcTTGTCTTGGAATCGTCTGATCTCTAAGGACAGCGTAACAAAAGAAATTTCCTTCATAACTGCTAAAAAGAGGATTGAAAGTTGTCATGTGACCTGTTGGCTGATTTAAAGCTGCTATCTTCCTCTTTCTTGCCACTTTTCCTTGATTTGACCAAaaccaattttttaaaaagtggccAAGACAAAAGAAGTAGACAGTTGAGGGACCACGCCTGACAATGTCATTATaatggaacattattagaacaagcCACCTGGTGGCTATTTGGTGAACTGcttggattgaaaaaaaaaaacacttcaattttaaatgcttttcttACATATGCTTACctcaaaataattcaaattataTTTCTTATGGACTGAATTTTTCCACTAAAAATAAGTTGAACAGGATCCGATTCGTTTGGCTTTCCCTGGCAGGCGGTGTTTTGGGCCAATTTTCTCCTGTAATTAAAGCTGTGTACCAAGTCTGTAAATGCTGAGTGCTTCTGTTAGTTTATATAATGATGTGATATAATAAAACCCAtcaatatttcttctttttattcccATTTGATGATTTTACAGTAAAGCTTTTATCGCGTTCCGGATTCCAAAACCTTACGGTTCACGAGCCGAAATGCTTAAAATGGATGTAAATGGACCTCAGAGAAAATGAGATCATACAAATAGTGATAAAAGTCTGTCATTTCCATGTAAATCAAGTCAATATGCATGCAGGCAGCCCAGCTCACAGCATCCTTTGTCACCGGAAGCTTAGGGGTCATTctgccttaaagacccactctgaggaaaatgtgtttttaacacgatattgtggaatttttcttaagaaattttcaataaaaattacattttggagttttatttttttattcaaataaatctcaatcaagagcagacgtttaaattgtatttatgaTTTCGAAAATAccctgggcggggccacaagctcctactctaagctctcagcaacagggaggggaaggggtggCAGAGTTAGTCCGTACAAATGGTTTCGCCCTtaaactcagagacaaatttcgaatggactcctgctgctctgcagaaactgtcctagaaaacaatattttaatgtGGATAAAAAatttataatcataattaaaggatcactgagaacactttgaagatagaacaaaagatgatgaAAGTGGGACTTATAGGAAAAAGGCACACAATAGTTTCACaccaaaaaagtgtttaaataacCAGCAAGAAGAGGATGTTCACAAGACATTTTAATCAGATAGTCCAGCTTCCATTTGAGGCAACTGCACAGTGATGAACGTCTGTATCACCCTGTGAAAAATGGCAACACGGCTGGGTTGAGGTGATGTCTCAACGTTTAAGTGCACATTTCAACACCGTAAGACTTTATTTTGGTGCAAATAGCTGCTGTTTGAATAGGCTTAACACCTAAGTGAgaaatttctttataaatggATGCATCTTTCTCAGAAGAGCATTGATTTCTTCCACCTGATACAGCTGTGGCAACATCATGTCATTGTAAACAGTTAAGGCTTAGTGTTGTGTGTtcaaaacaagcagaaacaTTGTAAATTATGGgtctgtgctttaaaaaaaaaaaaaaagtagtaccTCTGTCGTACACCATGAATGACCGCACTCTAAAATGTTAACTTATAGTCAGCATATGCTTTCAGGGGAAGGAATAGCTGCAGGTAGAGGCATGCTGGCTTCATTTTTTGGCACATGAGCTTCAGAAGCAGAACTGCACTTCACTTTTAACGTCCTGTTAAAACAAGAGAGTTTCTTTGGAGAGGTGGGTGACTCTCCTTTTGGGATCTGCTTGCACCTTTTCCCACACTGCTCCTGTGTGGTGGGAATGCATTcttggttctcctggtttccaGGGGTTTTACCATCAATGTGCGTCTGTGTGGAGGACAAAGGACTTTCAGCATGACGGTGGTTGTCTACTCTGTGCTTTTCCTGGCAGGTTTCTTGTGATACAAGACTCTCCTTTTGGGCTTGTCTCACACCCTTGGCGAGTATATTTTGGCAGCTGCCAGAACGgtcattttcttttgaagtCTCTGAGCTTGACTCTTGTCCTGACCTTGGGCTTATATCTTGGCCCACAGCTGAAGCTATACATCTCTGTTCTCTGGCTGAAGTGGCTTGCAGATTTGAGGATTGGATGCAGTACTTCCTGAGCTGGCAGGCTTGGGCAGGCCCTTGTTTAGAAGTCAGTAATCTTCCTTGGGAGCAGTTATGTAAGTGGGTGTAAGGACAGGGGACATAATGGACATGGCACTCCATGTGAGCAAGGACTGGGTCACAGTTGGATGGTAAGAGGGCGGGGTTTTGTTTGCTTGGGCCATTTAAAGTGAGGGGGAGGAGATGCGGATTGCCAGTGCAAGACAGTGGATCTTGGGGAGCACAGGAGCAGGGGGTCCACTGCTGAAGCAGGTGGTAAGGATCCGTGCAGCTACAGTTCATGTTTTGAGAGTACTTGCACCTAAACGGCTGGCCAGCTTGGCCGTTCTCTTGGCCACTTCTGCCAGTTTCAGAGCTCCTATGGTGGACGTGAGGGATAGGCGCAGTGTGATGAGGGGGAACTCCGTTGTAGAGCCGACTGCTCAGCTCTGGCTCTTCTTGGGGTTTATCTTCAGCTCTCTGAGCAGATGCCAGGGGCTCCAGCTCATATTGCTCCACCTCTTTGATTCGAGAATCTATCTGATATTTTCCCAAGCCAAAGCTCTTCTCTTGGGTTGGGGGCTCTGTAGACGTGACTTCAGAAAAAGCTGGGCACTGCAGCTTTTTGGGAAGGGGTATCTGGCCACAGGAGCCTTGTGGCCCCAGGCATCGGCACATACACTGAAAGAAGAAGGTAGCAAAGGCCCAGCTGATGCACATGATCAGCATCATAAAGGTGCCCAGCTGGGTATAAGCTAGTACAGTGGAGGGCATCATCATAGCACCAGCAACAAACGTGGTCACAGCTGCCATGGCGATGGCGGAGCCCATTCGACTCAGagaaaaaatgacttttccCTCACGGTCGGGTTCTGGAGCGAGTCTGTAGGCAACACCATAGTGGACGGAGAAGTCCACAGAGAGGCCTACAGCAACAGAGATAGTGACAGACTCCAAGACGTTCAACTCCCAGCCTAGAAGCACCAGTGAGCCAACGGTGACAAATATGGTCCCTGCAATCGACAGGATGGCATAAAGGCTGATGATGATATTCCAGGTGGTTAGCAGCATGACGCTGAAGGCCACAGCCACTGACAGTGCCATGGCAACCAGAGTCCCATCTGAAAGGCTGTCTTGAAGGTCATAGAACTCCAGGTTGCTGACGAACCAACCATCGCTAAGGCCAACCGGAGCACTGCGAAGCTCCTCTTTGATCCAGGTGTCCACctaaaacagaaagagaaaaacaaaaacctaaaattATTTGAGGCAGAAGCCGCCTGAAAGCGACACTGAAGTAGTGCACGGTGATGAACACTAAAAAGTTGAATCCTATAAGCCTTACCTCTCGATAAAACTGGTACATCTTTTCGTAGGCCAGTGTAAAGAGGTAGGTACTCTGGAACTCTAAAACAATTGCCCTGATGGTGTCATTTATGTCAAATCGAGGCCCAGGAGTCATGCTGTCTAGGTGGTAGCTTGTACTCCGGTCCAGCTCCATAATGGCTCTCTTGATGCACAATTCAAAAACCTCTTGCTTGTATGGGAAAGTGGTCTGACTGCAGCACGGGTATACAGAGGCTTCGTCGCAATCCTGGTTCTCCATCCACTGTTGAAAATAACAGAATGAAGCCGATTTCATCAAGGAAACAAGGTCAGTTTTGCACACATTTAATACACTGGACTGACCTTTTTAAAAGTTTCGATGAAACAGCTAGTGAAGTCCTGCTCCTTTGACTGGAAGATGAAGCTCTGGTTCCTCAGCTTCTGGCAAAAGTTGAGGATCCACAGTTGAGAGGCTGGGCTAGCTATGTTAAAACTCTTATCAAGCACCAGCTTTCCCTTGTTTTTAGGGTTCAGGGGGTCTCCGTTGTCCACAGGACTGACGCCCCAAATGATCGTGATAGGCATGTGAAGGTCCTCGCCGTTATGAACTCTCTCAAACATGAAGAGTTTTTTGTACTCTGCATCGTAGCGCTCGAAAGGGTGTGATGAGCGGAACACTTGAAACTCTGCTAACTCCAAGGATGGCAGCTTGATCTTTGGGTTTATGCAAACAACGTATGCCCCACCGACTGTGATGGCTAGGAACCAGAGGAGCCACAGGTATCGCAATTTGATAACAATGCAAGGTAGGACCTTCTCAAAGAAGATCCTCGATGCATCAGAGACCGTAAACAGGCATTTGCTGGCCTTCTGGCAAAGGGTATTCCACAACATCCGAGAACAGCAGCTTTGTTCCTGGTGTGAAGGTTTTGAACAGGTTACCATGTTTGGAAGATAGCGTTCATGTAGCACAACCACAGCAGGAAGCCACGTCACCATGAGGATATAGTTGACCAAAATGGCAGTGCCTGCGTAGACGCCAAAGCATCGTATGGCAGTAATGTTGCTCACATAATTGGCATAAAAAGCAGCAGCCGTGGTGAAGCTGGTGACAAACATAGAGAGGGCAGCGTGGTGCAGAGTTATACTGACCGTCTCTGTCAGGTCAGAATGGGGCTTGCCAAATTTAGCATAGTTCCAAACGTCACAAAGCACAAAGGCGTCATCCGCACCAATGCCAACAAGGATGATGAGGGCGGTGAGGTTCATGAAGGGGAAGAACTCAAAGTTGAAGACCATTCGGTACAGAAAGTAAGATACAATCAGTGAACTTATGATGGCGATTATGGTCATAAGGGTTATAAAAATTGAGCGTGTGTAAACACACATGACCAGTAATACAATCCCTATGGCTATGGCAGGGTACACCGTGTCTGTGAGGAGGTAGTCCTGAAAGAGGTCATGCTTTATTCCAAATTCGATACCTGCGATGGTGGTGATGCCATCGGAAGAGTTCCCATTCTCAAAATTGTCCAGGTAAATGTTCATCATGGACTTCCCTTTCTCTGTAGGGGAGAAGAGCATGCTGTGCTTGAGCACAAGAGGAGGATTCTCCAGGCTCTTGGGGCTGAGAAAGTCTTTGTCCACCAAAAAGTGAAGAATCTGGTAGACGGCATTGTATTTCGTGCACTTTCGAGGCACGCCACCACATTTCAGTTGATCTTTCCGCGGTAGCGTCATGTCCCAACAGTCAGGGCCTAGGGTGCCATTATGGTAGAACTTGGAACATGAGCGTAGGATCTTAAGAGTGTGAGATACGTCCCGTTCTGTGATTTTTTGACAGGACGATCTGTTGGTGAGGACAGCTATGTAATTACCAAGAGTCCAGCTTGGACAGCAGGAATCGTTGTTAAGGCGCTGACAAAGATTGCAATAGTCACGGTGGGACcgtaccttaaaaaaaaaaacgaaataagAATATACATTTGATTAAATAAGCATAAAAAGGCTAATAGATAACTTGCATCTACTTACTCTGGCGTCGTCTTGATTACACATTGACTTAATGGCCTGAATATTCCACAGATTTTTCCCTTGGGCAGATGTGAACACCAGCCTAGAATAACTATCGGCTGAAGATAGAAAACCAGCAGTTGATTTCTTAAACAAACGAAACAAGGACAAAAACACTAATCATCTTAACTTAAAAGTCTTGATGGTACCTGGAACATCGCAGAAGAACTCTttcctaaagtcccactccgcaTGCCGTTTCTCTCGGTCCAAATGATCCTCCGGCCACCTGGTTTCTTGGTGACTACAATGGAACAGGTAGAGCTCAAGTGAATGTCTAAAGTTGTGTCTCTTTTGGGGTTTTACAGGGGAAAAATGTATCCCTCTGGCTCTGTATGTGCAATCcaataagacatttttaatgccaacataataaaaatctaaatatcAAATCCAAGAACAACATGTTTCAGAAAAAGTTGAAGAAGTACTgttttatatataatttttaaaatgaaattgattttttttatatagcagGAAGATGGCGGAATCAATTGTAGACACGGAGGACAAGAAGGGGGAAGGAAGAGATGCTTGGCCGGTGtaaaagctgctgtttgtctCACATGTGAAACCAACCACCAGCAAAAAAAGtggtatacttatatagcgctttattaccttcttagaaggcccaaagtgctttatattcatagtcccattcacacaaTGATGttggctccactgccgaacattGATGCCAACCTATGATGATCACCCATTATATCATTCTATGATCACCAGGAGCAAAGTGGGGTTtattgtcttgcccaaggacatttcgacacatgggcgggcagtGCAGGAACTGGACTTGCAatattccaatcagaggttgaccgctctccCACTGCACCACCGTCATTTAAAAATTTTCTTATTGGAATTTAttcttttcagtaaaaaaaaaaatctaaagtaaGTTGATGCTGTAAAAATAAGTACAAATACCacaatgctaataaatgttcCAGTGATTGAACAAATTACTGGCATTTATCAGTGAATGCGGTCCCAgatagacaggaatctcccccTTGGGACAGTGAATGGGATCCCTCTGGCGGTGGACAAATCTCTGCCTTGTTCCCCTTGTCTTTCACGAAGGGATTCAGACTTCTCAGCCTGTCTGTCATCATTATCCTTTAGTCCacccctcaaaaaaaaaaacactagtcTTATCACCACATCAAACTTCATCACTGCCGTCTGTTGTTGATCCTGCTGAAATAAAATTggaaaacccacaaaaaacccACAAGTGGGACCAAGAGTTGAAGCCTGAACTTGTttagtagtaaaaaaaaaaaaaaggtaaagtaggaaatcaaaaaaacatttgtgggtAAGTTTACCTTTTGGCCTGTTCATCTGCATATTTGAAGGGATAGTTGGCCAGTGTGGCTTTATAGCCTGTGTTCTTCACCATATTGTTCCAGGTAACCAGTCTCTGACCGATCGCAGTCCCTCGTGGCTCAAAACCCTTTCATACAGAGACAGAAACAACACTGAGTAAGcgcaatgtttaaaaaagtttagtATTTGGGGTTTTCTTTAACACTTCACAATGTTCCCCTCATGTTTATTTCTATAACTCACCAGAAGTGGGTCGGAGAAATCGGGCAGATCAGGCACCAGGATGCCCACAAGCGCACAGACCACAATGAGCACTGTGCACACCCCCAGCACAACCACTGGCCAATCTGCTATGAGCTCAGCATAGCTGCAAAAAGATTTGCAGACATCCAGTTACTAAAAGTACTAAAGACGAAACAGGATCCGTGATAATatcaggaaataaaaaagactatACAGCATTGGGGGGGGACAAATCCTCCATCCATCAACTTTCCCtgtgcaaaataaaagtctctgaTTTTGGCTTTCAAACCTCTCTTAATAAGAAGAGATGATCCAAAAAGCTACTTACTAACTAAGTACAAAGAAGCAGACGCACATCTCCCTTCTGTAATTATCATGACTCACTGCTGAGGAATGATGGCTTACGGAGAgcagtgatggatggatgacaggaataaagggaggaggagagctGTGCAATGCAGAACATCGACAGCGGAGACGTTTTTTTGGCCGCTCTTACCTTTTG is a window from the Oryzias latipes chromosome 24, ASM223467v1 genome containing:
- the disp1 gene encoding protein dispatched homolog 1 isoform X1, whose product is MFRRGLCWCQAHWQRTMALSDASGDPLAIGCRNQHALIVKENPPSGTSTAVGSSPDPVTVASSPDDPPVEGGEDATGLAEAQILMQKSQTVQRADRPCQNGGVLKQNGASRRLTSSPSSFPAPDTKRGVGHHYSSPTRSTPLQPVSCQHCHLHSTLCCPCGQQDCPIFKSLSPGSGSSHGPGPGSHPGTASCCCLSACTYCHLHPHHPSPQLSLHHHQRWQEHLQSQTQAPGISPARPFRFPKSYAELIADWPVVVLGVCTVLIVVCALVGILVPDLPDFSDPLLGFEPRGTAIGQRLVTWNNMVKNTGYKATLANYPFKYADEQAKSHQETRWPEDHLDREKRHAEWDFRKEFFCDVPADSYSRLVFTSAQGKNLWNIQAIKSMCNQDDARVRSHRDYCNLCQRLNNDSCCPSWTLGNYIAVLTNRSSCQKITERDVSHTLKILRSCSKFYHNGTLGPDCWDMTLPRKDQLKCGGVPRKCTKYNAVYQILHFLVDKDFLSPKSLENPPLVLKHSMLFSPTEKGKSMMNIYLDNFENGNSSDGITTIAGIEFGIKHDLFQDYLLTDTVYPAIAIGIVLLVMCVYTRSIFITLMTIIAIISSLIVSYFLYRMVFNFEFFPFMNLTALIILVGIGADDAFVLCDVWNYAKFGKPHSDLTETVSITLHHAALSMFVTSFTTAAAFYANYVSNITAIRCFGVYAGTAILVNYILMVTWLPAVVVLHERYLPNMVTCSKPSHQEQSCCSRMLWNTLCQKASKCLFTVSDASRIFFEKVLPCIVIKLRYLWLLWFLAITVGGAYVVCINPKIKLPSLELAEFQVFRSSHPFERYDAEYKKLFMFERVHNGEDLHMPITIIWGVSPVDNGDPLNPKNKGKLVLDKSFNIASPASQLWILNFCQKLRNQSFIFQSKEQDFTSCFIETFKKWMENQDCDEASVYPCCSQTTFPYKQEVFELCIKRAIMELDRSTSYHLDSMTPGPRFDINDTIRAIVLEFQSTYLFTLAYEKMYQFYREVDTWIKEELRSAPVGLSDGWFVSNLEFYDLQDSLSDGTLVAMALSVAVAFSVMLLTTWNIIISLYAILSIAGTIFVTVGSLVLLGWELNVLESVTISVAVGLSVDFSVHYGVAYRLAPEPDREGKVIFSLSRMGSAIAMAAVTTFVAGAMMMPSTVLAYTQLGTFMMLIMCISWAFATFFFQCMCRCLGPQGSCGQIPLPKKLQCPAFSEVTSTEPPTQEKSFGLGKYQIDSRIKEVEQYELEPLASAQRAEDKPQEEPELSSRLYNGVPPHHTAPIPHVHHRSSETGRSGQENGQAGQPFRCKYSQNMNCSCTDPYHLLQQWTPCSCAPQDPLSCTGNPHLLPLTLNGPSKQNPALLPSNCDPVLAHMECHVHYVPCPYTHLHNCSQGRLLTSKQGPAQACQLRKYCIQSSNLQATSAREQRCIASAVGQDISPRSGQESSSETSKENDRSGSCQNILAKGVRQAQKESLVSQETCQEKHRVDNHRHAESPLSSTQTHIDGKTPGNQENQECIPTTQEQCGKRCKQIPKGESPTSPKKLSCFNRTLKVKCSSASEAHVPKNEASMPLPAAIPSPESIC
- the disp1 gene encoding protein dispatched homolog 1 isoform X2 → MALSDASGDPLAIGCRNQHALIVKENPPSGTSTAVGSSPDPVTVASSPDDPPVEGGEDATGLAEAQILMQKSQTVQRADRPCQNGGVLKQNGASRRLTSSPSSFPAPDTKRGVGHHYSSPTRSTPLQPVSCQHCHLHSTLCCPCGQQDCPIFKSLSPGSGSSHGPGPGSHPGTASCCCLSACTYCHLHPHHPSPQLSLHHHQRWQEHLQSQTQAPGISPARPFRFPKSYAELIADWPVVVLGVCTVLIVVCALVGILVPDLPDFSDPLLGFEPRGTAIGQRLVTWNNMVKNTGYKATLANYPFKYADEQAKSHQETRWPEDHLDREKRHAEWDFRKEFFCDVPADSYSRLVFTSAQGKNLWNIQAIKSMCNQDDARVRSHRDYCNLCQRLNNDSCCPSWTLGNYIAVLTNRSSCQKITERDVSHTLKILRSCSKFYHNGTLGPDCWDMTLPRKDQLKCGGVPRKCTKYNAVYQILHFLVDKDFLSPKSLENPPLVLKHSMLFSPTEKGKSMMNIYLDNFENGNSSDGITTIAGIEFGIKHDLFQDYLLTDTVYPAIAIGIVLLVMCVYTRSIFITLMTIIAIISSLIVSYFLYRMVFNFEFFPFMNLTALIILVGIGADDAFVLCDVWNYAKFGKPHSDLTETVSITLHHAALSMFVTSFTTAAAFYANYVSNITAIRCFGVYAGTAILVNYILMVTWLPAVVVLHERYLPNMVTCSKPSHQEQSCCSRMLWNTLCQKASKCLFTVSDASRIFFEKVLPCIVIKLRYLWLLWFLAITVGGAYVVCINPKIKLPSLELAEFQVFRSSHPFERYDAEYKKLFMFERVHNGEDLHMPITIIWGVSPVDNGDPLNPKNKGKLVLDKSFNIASPASQLWILNFCQKLRNQSFIFQSKEQDFTSCFIETFKKWMENQDCDEASVYPCCSQTTFPYKQEVFELCIKRAIMELDRSTSYHLDSMTPGPRFDINDTIRAIVLEFQSTYLFTLAYEKMYQFYREVDTWIKEELRSAPVGLSDGWFVSNLEFYDLQDSLSDGTLVAMALSVAVAFSVMLLTTWNIIISLYAILSIAGTIFVTVGSLVLLGWELNVLESVTISVAVGLSVDFSVHYGVAYRLAPEPDREGKVIFSLSRMGSAIAMAAVTTFVAGAMMMPSTVLAYTQLGTFMMLIMCISWAFATFFFQCMCRCLGPQGSCGQIPLPKKLQCPAFSEVTSTEPPTQEKSFGLGKYQIDSRIKEVEQYELEPLASAQRAEDKPQEEPELSSRLYNGVPPHHTAPIPHVHHRSSETGRSGQENGQAGQPFRCKYSQNMNCSCTDPYHLLQQWTPCSCAPQDPLSCTGNPHLLPLTLNGPSKQNPALLPSNCDPVLAHMECHVHYVPCPYTHLHNCSQGRLLTSKQGPAQACQLRKYCIQSSNLQATSAREQRCIASAVGQDISPRSGQESSSETSKENDRSGSCQNILAKGVRQAQKESLVSQETCQEKHRVDNHRHAESPLSSTQTHIDGKTPGNQENQECIPTTQEQCGKRCKQIPKGESPTSPKKLSCFNRTLKVKCSSASEAHVPKNEASMPLPAAIPSPESIC